The region TCGAAGGGCACCCTTCCCGTGAGCATCTCGTACGCGATGATCCCGAGCGAGAACAGATCGCTTCTCGCGTCCATGTCGCAGCCGTCGATGTGTTCCGGCGAGCAGTACTTCGGCGACCCTGCTCGGGCGCCCTCGTCGGCCTGACCCGCGAGATCGCTCACGCGTGTGGCCAGTCCGAAGTCCAGTACCTTGAGCAGGTCGGGTTCGGCCTGGTTTGCGAAGGCCACGTTGGAAGGCTTCAGGTCGCGGTGGATGATGCTCTTGGCGTGGGCGGCGCGTAGTGCCCGGCAGATCTGAGCGCAGATATGGATCACCCGCAGCGGTGCGATCGGGCCTTCCTCTTCGAGCAGCTCGGCGAGCGTCTTACCCGTGACCAGCTCCATGACCAGGAAGCAGCAATCCCCATCCCGGCCGTAGTCGTAGACCGTGACGATGTTCGGGTGCGTGAGACCTGCCGCGAGCGCAGCCTCGTTGAGGAAGCTCGAGCCGAGCTCCGTGCCCCGTGCGTCGTCGGTGCGCATGACCTTCAGTGCTACCGGCCGATCCACCGAAAGCTGGGTCGCACGGTACACCTGCCCCATGCCACCCGCACCCAGCGGGCTATCGATGCGGTAGCGCTCCGCGACGATGCGTCCGACGAGGGGGTCGGCCCCAGCGTCGGGTGTCACCGAGTGCTTGCGTTGTGCTCCCATGGCTCTTCAGCGCGTTCCTTGGTCCTCAGGATCAAAAAAACGTGCGCTTACAGCGATCCTAAAGGGGCGAGCTGGTCGTGTGCGGTGTGGGGTCGTGTACGGTGTGGGGTCGCGTGCCTCGCGCACAGTCAGCGGTCCAGGGCGGGCGCAGAGGGGGTTGCTGCCTTCCGGCTGGCAGCGGGAACTGCTATAGAACACGGGTCGGACTTGAATGCACGAAGGCGAAAGGTAAGCCGATGCGCGGTTTGGTAGCGGCACGTACACGGACACCGACTCCAAGGCCCAAGACGGCGGCGATAGGCGCGCTTGTCGTGTTGTTCGGGCTGGGCTGCAGCTTGGATGTGAACAAGAGCAACAGTCGGGCCGCCAAGACCCAGGTGACGATCCACACCTTCGAGTGCCCCATGGGCGTCGAGGCTGTGGTGGATCTGCACTGGGGATCCATGAACGGCACCTGCGCGCAAAGTGGGATCGCACGCACCGTGGTCATAGTCGAGGACGCGTTCATGAATCCGTGTCCGAATCCAGGTTGTATCCTGATGCCGCCCATGTGCGAGGACGAGCTCTTGATCGAGGAGCTCTGCCCCGATGTACCGCACATTGTGGAGGTGCAGGGCTTCGATGCGCAGAACGCCCTGCGCTTTGCGGGAAGCTGCCCCTTTACTCCCCCGTCGCCCGGCAACACCACGGCGCTCGGGACCCTTGCCAATCCCTACCACTGCACCGTGCCGGCCTTGTAGCGCCTGCCTGAGGGCCCGCGCAGGACTGATGCTCCATTTCAGGCCAGCTCAACGCCTGCGCGTGACCTCGAGAGCGCTCGCCAGCGCGGCTTGGTACACCTGTCGAATCGGGATGTCCTTGGCGCTCGCTAATCGCTGGCAAGCCTCGTACTCGGGCTTGATCTGTGCCGGGAGGCCGTCTCTGTCTGCGATCTTGACCGTGACTCGCCCGTAGGGCGTCGTGACTTCTACGCTGCGTCGGGGGCGCTCGATCCGGTCCACCGCGCGCGAGCGTACGCCGAGACTTCCCGTTTCCGACAGCAGCGTGTGGCTCACCGCGTGCAGCTGCGAGCGCCGCACGAGCGCCGACAGCAGCACGCCCGGACGCCCTTTCTTCATCCCGATCGGGCTGGCCCACGCGTCGACAGCCCCTTGCTCGAGCACCCGCTGCAGGGCGAAGGCAACATGCTCGCCGCTGATGTCATCGACATTCGTCTCGACCAGGACGCATTCGCGCTGGCGGTCAGATGCGGCCGGGCCGGGCTTGCCCAGCACGGCGCGCAGGGCGTTGGGGCGATCATCGAGCGCTCGACTGCCTGCGCCCCACCCCACGCGCTCGGGCACGATAGCAGGCCAGCGCTCGAAGCTCGTCGCCAGCGTAGCGACAAGGCAAGCACCCGTCGGCGTGACCAGCTCGGCCTCGATGCCGGCGTCGTAGGTGGGCACGGCGCGCAGGCACTCGAGCGTGGCGGGCGCGGGCAGCGGCAACGATCCGTGCTGCGTCGCAACGAAGCCCCTGCCCATGGGCAAGGGTGAACACGCGACGCGGGCCGAGAGATGATCGATGCACACCGCCGCGGCCACGATGTCCACGATCGAATCCACGGCCCCGACCTCATGGAAGTGCACCCGCTCGAGCTCCACGCCGTGTACCCTGGCTTCAGCGCGAGCCAAGCAAGCAAAGCTCTCGAGCGCCATGGCGCGAGCACCGTCGGTGAGAGAGCTCGTGCCCTGCAGCACGTCTCTGATGCTGGCGTAGTCTCTCGAGGGCTGCGCGGGCTCGACCACGACCCGAAATCGTAGCGCTCGAATCGAGGACCTGCGCACCTCGCTGAGCTCGATGCGGTAGCCGCCAAGGGGCAGCGGTTCGAGCGCCCGCTGCACCAGCTGCAGCGGGACACCCAGGTCAAGCAGAGCCGCCACCAGCATATCGCCTGAAACACCCGAGAACGCATCGAGGAACAGCATGCAGTTCGGTCCGGCTCCGGCATCAAGCTGGCTCGCGCACTCGCCCGGTGGTTTGGCAAAGCTCGTCATGCTTGCTGTTGATTGATGCGGTGCGCCGCACACGCGGCGCCGAAACCGTTGTCGATGTTGACTACGCTGACGCCGGAGGCACAGCTGTTGAGCATGCCGAGCAAAGCCGCGAGACCCTGCAGGCTCGCTCCATAACCGATAGACGTCGGCACCGCGATAATGGGCCTCGCGATCAGGCCGCCGATCACGCTCGCGAGCGCGCCTTCCATGCCAGCCACCACGATGATGACGCTCGCCTGCTCCAGCTCGGCACGGTGGGCAAACAGACGGTGAATGCCAGCGACGCCGACGTCGAACAAGCGCGTGACCTCGTTGCCCAGCGTTTGCGCCGTGACGACGGCCTCCTGGGCCACGGGAATGTCGCTCGTGCCCGCCGTCACCACGCAGATGGGTCCGCGGCCTCGTGGGTCGAGCGGCTCGTGCTCGAGCACGATCGTCCTCGCGACCGCATCGTGCCTGGTCGCCGTGAAGCGCTCGCGCATGGCATCCGCCTGCTCGCTGGACGCTCGCGTGACCAGCACGCGCGCTCCCTTCAGGTACAGCGACTCCGCAACGGAAACCACTTGCGCCGGGGTCTTGCCCTGCCCGAGCACGACCTCTGGATAGCCGAGGCGGAGCGCACGATGATGGTCGACCTTCGCGAAACCGAGGTCGGTGAACGGCAGCTCTCGTAGCTGCTCGAGCGCCTGCGGCACGCTCGTCTCGCCGCGTGCCAGGGCGGCGAGCACGCGTTCTAGCTCTTCAAGGGACACGGGAACGGATCACCAGCGGCTCTTGACAGTAGGGCCCGCGGAAGAATAACTCATCCATTTCGCCGATTCTGACCATCGTCGGCCATCCCACGGAAACTAGCCTACCCGTTTTTACAAGGGATTCGAAATGACCGTACCAAGTTTCGTCCGCTGCGTGTTTGTGTTGGCCATGCTGCCGATCGTGTGGATCCCCGATGCAGCGAGAGCACAGGCCGAGCACGGGGAAGCCGTGGACCAGATGACCGATGATGAGGCGTACTACTCGCCGGAAAGCCGCCAGGTCGACGAGCAGCAGGCGCAGGAGGATGCACTGGAGGAAGAGGAGCCGGAAGAACCGAGTCCCTTTGCGCCGCCAAGCGATGGCGTCTTGCGTGTTCAGCTCCCGCTAGCTTTCAGAACAGGAGCAGGGCTGGGGTTCGGGCTTCAGGGCGGCTACGAGCAGGCGCTTTTCGCGCGGCTCGGTCCTGGCAGGCTGACCGTGGGTGGCTTGGCCGCGGTGGTGTGGGCGCGCCGGGTGCAGGTGGTGTCGGGTGAGGCCCAAGGGACCATTCCCGCGCAGGAGGAGCTCACCCGCGGCCGCGCCTGGCTGCCGATCCAGGCGTTCGCCCGCTACGTGCTCGAGGCCGACGACCTGCTTCGCCCCTGGGCGCTCGCGGGCACCGGGCTCTACATCCATCGCATCAACGATTCGAAGCGCTTCCGGTTGCACGATCAGACGATCAACAACTGGGGAGCGTGGAGCAACGTCTCCCAAGACGCGGCTCCGGGCGTCGGTTGGAGGTTCAGGCCGGGTTTCGCACTCTCGCTCGGTTGCGACCTTCGGCTGTCGGATTCCATGCTGGCGAGCGTGGCGTTCGCAACGCATGTGACGGATCGCAGTTTTGGGGCGGTAGTGCTAGGCCTCGGCAACCGCATGTAGTTTCCGGACAGAATCGCCGAAACCAAGGTTGCCGCCCCCTGCGCCCGAGTTGCCGGCGACGCCTTTGGGCATGCTCGGCGGTGCACCGACGCCGCTTCCGCCTTCCGCCGTGGGGTTCGCGCTTGCCGCGTCGCCTGCTGTGCCTTGGCAGGCTGCCAGCGGCAGCAGGATCGTTGCAGCGATCAGCCGCCCGGGCTTGCGTAATCCGGACCAACGGTATTTCCAGTTTTTCATATAATTCATGTCCTGTCGGCTCGTCCAGGAGT is a window of Pseudomonadota bacterium DNA encoding:
- the larC gene encoding nickel pincer cofactor biosynthesis protein LarC, which encodes MTSFAKPPGECASQLDAGAGPNCMLFLDAFSGVSGDMLVAALLDLGVPLQLVQRALEPLPLGGYRIELSEVRRSSIRALRFRVVVEPAQPSRDYASIRDVLQGTSSLTDGARAMALESFACLARAEARVHGVELERVHFHEVGAVDSIVDIVAAAVCIDHLSARVACSPLPMGRGFVATQHGSLPLPAPATLECLRAVPTYDAGIEAELVTPTGACLVATLATSFERWPAIVPERVGWGAGSRALDDRPNALRAVLGKPGPAASDRQRECVLVETNVDDISGEHVAFALQRVLEQGAVDAWASPIGMKKGRPGVLLSALVRRSQLHAVSHTLLSETGSLGVRSRAVDRIERPRRSVEVTTPYGRVTVKIADRDGLPAQIKPEYEACQRLASAKDIPIRQVYQAALASALEVTRRR
- the larB gene encoding nickel pincer cofactor biosynthesis protein LarB, with translation MSLEELERVLAALARGETSVPQALEQLRELPFTDLGFAKVDHHRALRLGYPEVVLGQGKTPAQVVSVAESLYLKGARVLVTRASSEQADAMRERFTATRHDAVARTIVLEHEPLDPRGRGPICVVTAGTSDIPVAQEAVVTAQTLGNEVTRLFDVGVAGIHRLFAHRAELEQASVIIVVAGMEGALASVIGGLIARPIIAVPTSIGYGASLQGLAALLGMLNSCASGVSVVNIDNGFGAACAAHRINQQQA